From Proteiniborus sp. MB09-C3, the proteins below share one genomic window:
- the glmS gene encoding glutamine--fructose-6-phosphate transaminase (isomerizing) encodes MCGIIGYIGAKEASQILIDGLEKLEYRGYDSAGVAILNEGKIEVRKFKGRLSVLEENIKEKPVKGSMGIGHTRWATHGEPSDVNSHPHKSNDNKIAVVHNGIIENYMEIKEELQKLGYSFISETDTEVISHLLDHYYNGDILDTVKKVINKIDGAYALGIIHADNPDMLIAVKKDSPLIVGIGEDENFIASDIPAVLKYTRKVYILESGEMAIVKKDSISLMKTDGTPITKDIYDVTWDIEAAEKGGYEHFMLKEIYEQPKAIKDTLLPRVSNNGEVKLDSINLSKEYIKGTKRIYIVACGTAYHAGLLGKDMIEKYAKIPVIVDVASEFRYSEPFIDQNTLVIVVSQSGETADTLAALRLSKEKGARVLAITNVVGSSISRESDDVLYTWAGPEIAVASTKAYTTQIVALALVALEMAKKKNSITDEEINMIIKSLKKLPSRLEEVLSNVESIKDTAERIYSSQSIFYIGRGIDYDVSREGSLKLKEISYIHSEAIAAGELKHGTLALIEEGTPVIALVTQDKLYDKMLSNIKEVKARGAYVVAIAKEGNIEIEKSADRVIFIPKTIDEVSSVLSIVPLQLLSYYVAYKRGCDIDKPKNLAKSVTVE; translated from the coding sequence ATGTGTGGAATAATAGGATATATAGGAGCTAAGGAGGCTTCACAAATACTAATAGATGGATTAGAAAAGTTAGAATATAGAGGATATGATTCAGCAGGAGTTGCAATATTAAATGAAGGAAAAATTGAAGTAAGGAAATTCAAAGGAAGATTATCTGTACTAGAAGAGAATATAAAAGAAAAACCTGTAAAGGGCAGTATGGGCATAGGACATACTAGATGGGCAACTCATGGGGAGCCATCTGATGTAAATTCCCATCCTCATAAGAGTAATGATAATAAAATAGCAGTAGTTCATAATGGAATAATCGAAAACTACATGGAAATAAAGGAAGAGCTTCAGAAACTAGGATATAGCTTCATATCGGAGACGGATACAGAAGTAATATCACATTTATTAGATCATTACTATAATGGGGACATTTTAGACACAGTGAAAAAAGTAATAAATAAAATTGATGGAGCATATGCACTAGGAATAATCCATGCAGACAATCCAGATATGCTCATAGCAGTGAAAAAAGATAGTCCACTGATAGTAGGCATAGGAGAAGATGAAAACTTCATAGCATCAGACATACCTGCTGTATTGAAGTATACAAGAAAGGTATATATATTAGAAAGCGGAGAAATGGCTATAGTAAAGAAGGATAGCATAAGCCTAATGAAAACAGACGGTACTCCAATCACTAAGGATATATATGATGTGACATGGGATATAGAGGCAGCAGAAAAAGGTGGATATGAGCATTTTATGCTAAAAGAAATCTATGAACAGCCAAAGGCGATTAAAGACACATTATTACCAAGAGTAAGTAATAATGGGGAGGTTAAGCTTGACTCTATTAATCTATCAAAAGAATATATAAAAGGCACTAAAAGAATCTATATAGTTGCATGTGGAACAGCTTATCACGCTGGCCTGCTTGGTAAGGACATGATAGAAAAGTATGCTAAGATCCCAGTGATAGTAGATGTAGCATCAGAATTTAGATATAGTGAACCATTCATAGACCAAAATACACTTGTAATAGTAGTAAGTCAATCAGGAGAGACAGCCGATACGTTAGCTGCCTTGAGACTATCTAAAGAAAAAGGCGCTAGAGTTTTAGCAATAACTAATGTGGTGGGTAGTTCCATCTCTAGAGAGTCAGATGATGTATTATATACTTGGGCTGGTCCAGAGATTGCAGTAGCCTCTACAAAAGCATATACTACGCAGATAGTAGCCTTGGCTCTAGTAGCATTAGAAATGGCTAAAAAGAAAAATAGTATAACTGATGAAGAGATAAACATGATTATTAAAAGCTTAAAAAAACTTCCCAGCAGACTTGAGGAAGTATTATCAAATGTTGAAAGCATAAAAGATACTGCCGAAAGAATCTATAGCTCACAAAGCATATTCTATATCGGTAGAGGGATAGATTATGATGTATCTAGAGAAGGCTCCCTTAAGCTAAAAGAAATATCCTATATACATTCTGAAGCCATAGCAGCAGGTGAATTAAAACATGGTACATTAGCATTGATAGAAGAAGGCACACCAGTAATTGCATTGGTAACACAGGATAAATTATACGATAAGATGCTAAGCAATATTAAAGAAGTAAAGGCAAGAGGCGCATATGTCGTAGCAATAGCAAAGGAAGGAAATATAGAAATTGAAAAATCAGCTGATAGGGTGATTTTCATTCCAAAGACAATAGATGAAGTTTCTTCAGTACTAAGCATAGTTCCCCTCCAACTGCTGTCATATTATGTAGCATATAAAAGGGGCTGTGACATAGATAAACCGAAAAATTTAGCTAAAAGTGTAACTGTAGAATAA
- a CDS encoding NUDIX domain-containing protein, translating to MIKYPEPTVSAIIYNPEGKILLCKSHKWENKYVIPGGHIELGEKMEEALKREILEETGLDIYDIKLIGLKESIYSDTFYEKKHFIFIDYLCRTDSNHVSLNDEAEEYEWVDIKEIENYDLGGFTKELLLRLRNKNEPQDYIEIFYNY from the coding sequence ATGATTAAATATCCTGAACCAACTGTAAGTGCTATTATTTATAATCCTGAAGGGAAAATATTACTATGCAAATCTCATAAATGGGAAAACAAATATGTAATTCCTGGAGGCCATATTGAATTAGGAGAAAAAATGGAGGAAGCATTGAAAAGAGAGATACTAGAAGAGACAGGTTTAGATATTTATGATATTAAGTTGATTGGCTTAAAAGAAAGTATATATAGCGATACGTTCTACGAGAAGAAACACTTTATTTTCATTGATTATCTATGTAGGACAGACTCAAACCATGTTTCCTTAAATGATGAAGCAGAAGAATATGAATGGGTTGATATAAAGGAAATTGAAAATTATGATTTAGGGGGATTTACAAAAGAATTATTATTGAGATTAAGAAATAAGAATGAACCTCAAGATTATATAGAGATATTTTATAATTATTAG
- a CDS encoding serine/threonine-protein kinase, with amino-acid sequence MVLSKYEVVRILKPGNNSYSEVSKIKDISTEKHYAMKIIKGINTPLYNVIFEREVGALTKLRMCSNIVRLEHYDIHNDDNYGKCGRVFLEYIEGEQLQKIDVLELNTIEKVKIIEQLISAIQIAHENNIIHRDINPKNIMITPDKQVKLIDFGISKIKDMVNSDTLFQFATNKYAAPEVHTHSENATEKSDIYSLGAVLYFIFTGEEPPIANEFEAKLEKTGGIDIEFKEIIKKMVKLSPEDRYNNIFEVRKVLIKLFNRFTKQNRTYIFSIDSSKIVHMRNLSLVPNNDNFADIIENYINEDFLEAYIFIENDDKEDKTEELYTLYGIHYYFECYYDDKNQIFRITKVDKLQPYKREHIKRKAMYVNGDVKFILSGKRIPSNNNFELTISTKDSKKDFLSSSNVNNEYTKKFFAWHKLLDIMEIEYKKNVIRVNYDSFKIEDNVCVFSINEQDYYLLDENKDEITFIYENTKGKRNKVVEIGNLKSIYIDNEKFYLKLNNINTGLKSKLPKSGVICEDYRRNLSLINREKKALNSFNNEDYVSPSNLKSIFSGIQSASFFNAPTGRVYFNELLDGTQKKAVTKALNSQDISLIQGPPGTGKTNVIIEILRQILEMNNQGQIFKQKILLVSQAHAAVDKMLEDLDQTSSDNIKVIRIGRDENLSDTVREKYAVDYAQSRWVNRIIDGSNNFAQNLLSSLEVDKEEFDKYCEAIMETKFSKGEDEKSYESAMSFITYFEEKYKELLETKDFKSLQIQKDWVNRIVGRMDIQQHFIKNAEIVSGTCTGVISNYVINDMVFDYVIIDEAAKATFPELLISIIRAKKIIMVGDHKQLPPVLDEELIKNSKQTFIESNLDFNTLYNSIFMKLFEHLPSENKQVLNTQYRMHPTIGTMISQLFYDNQILNGVSIKDRKHNIKKYMDLAIVWLDTSKSPDRFEENISTTYRNLLEANIVKEQLKLINNSIDSSEYDVGVITPYSGQKNLIRNEIQQNTYDNINSNVVVNSVDAFQGGQKDIIIYSTVRSSDKHKNIGFLKSEERLNVAFSRAKRLLIIIGDAEFLSDTSINDNKFPLIIKYIKENPEHCRIIDYLSLNADGKREV; translated from the coding sequence ATGGTACTAAGCAAATATGAAGTCGTAAGAATATTAAAGCCAGGAAATAACAGTTATTCAGAGGTATCTAAGATTAAGGATATATCCACAGAGAAACATTATGCTATGAAAATAATTAAGGGAATTAATACTCCTTTGTATAATGTAATTTTTGAAAGAGAAGTAGGGGCATTAACAAAATTAAGAATGTGTAGTAATATTGTCAGATTAGAACATTATGATATTCACAATGATGATAATTATGGAAAATGTGGACGAGTATTTCTAGAATATATTGAAGGGGAACAACTGCAAAAAATTGATGTTCTAGAATTAAATACTATTGAAAAAGTCAAAATTATAGAGCAATTGATAAGTGCTATTCAGATAGCACACGAAAATAATATAATACATAGAGATATAAATCCTAAGAACATAATGATTACTCCAGATAAACAAGTTAAATTAATTGATTTTGGAATTAGTAAAATAAAAGATATGGTAAACTCTGATACATTATTTCAGTTTGCCACCAATAAATATGCTGCCCCAGAAGTCCATACTCATAGTGAGAATGCTACGGAAAAAAGTGATATATATTCATTAGGAGCAGTATTATATTTTATATTTACGGGAGAAGAGCCACCAATAGCAAATGAGTTTGAAGCAAAATTAGAAAAGACTGGTGGAATTGATATAGAATTTAAAGAAATAATCAAAAAAATGGTAAAGTTATCGCCTGAGGATAGATACAATAATATTTTTGAAGTTAGAAAGGTATTAATAAAGTTATTTAATAGATTTACTAAGCAAAATAGAACTTATATCTTTTCAATTGATTCAAGTAAAATAGTACATATGAGAAATCTTTCTTTAGTTCCTAATAATGATAATTTTGCTGACATAATAGAAAATTACATTAATGAAGATTTTTTGGAAGCCTATATATTTATTGAAAATGATGATAAAGAAGATAAAACAGAGGAGTTATATACGCTTTATGGTATTCACTATTATTTTGAGTGTTATTATGATGATAAGAACCAGATATTCCGTATTACTAAAGTAGATAAGTTACAACCTTATAAAAGAGAGCATATTAAGAGAAAAGCAATGTATGTTAATGGGGATGTTAAGTTTATTTTGAGTGGAAAAAGAATACCTTCTAATAATAATTTTGAATTAACAATTAGTACTAAAGATAGCAAAAAGGACTTCTTATCTTCTTCTAATGTCAATAACGAATACACGAAGAAGTTTTTCGCGTGGCATAAATTACTGGATATAATGGAAATAGAATATAAGAAGAATGTTATTAGAGTAAACTATGATTCATTTAAAATAGAAGATAATGTTTGTGTTTTTTCTATTAATGAACAGGATTATTATTTACTTGATGAAAATAAGGATGAAATTACATTTATATATGAAAATACGAAGGGCAAAAGAAATAAGGTTGTTGAGATAGGAAATCTAAAGAGTATTTATATTGATAATGAAAAATTCTATTTAAAATTAAATAATATAAATACAGGGTTGAAGTCAAAGTTACCTAAAAGTGGAGTTATATGTGAAGATTATAGAAGAAATCTTTCTTTGATTAATAGAGAAAAAAAGGCCTTAAATTCTTTTAATAATGAAGACTATGTAAGTCCCTCAAATTTAAAAAGCATCTTTTCTGGCATACAATCAGCAAGTTTTTTTAATGCACCTACAGGAAGAGTTTATTTTAACGAATTACTAGATGGAACACAGAAAAAGGCAGTTACTAAAGCGTTAAATTCTCAAGATATATCACTTATACAAGGGCCACCGGGTACAGGAAAAACTAATGTAATAATCGAGATTTTAAGACAAATACTTGAAATGAACAACCAAGGGCAAATATTTAAACAGAAAATTTTGCTAGTATCTCAAGCACACGCTGCTGTGGACAAGATGCTTGAAGATTTAGATCAAACTTCTAGTGATAATATAAAAGTTATTAGAATAGGAAGAGATGAAAATTTATCAGATACTGTTAGGGAGAAATATGCCGTAGATTATGCACAATCAAGATGGGTTAATAGAATTATTGACGGTAGTAATAATTTTGCACAAAATTTGTTATCATCTTTAGAAGTTGATAAGGAAGAGTTCGATAAGTATTGTGAAGCGATTATGGAAACTAAGTTTTCTAAGGGAGAAGATGAAAAATCATATGAAAGTGCTATGTCTTTTATAACATATTTCGAAGAAAAGTATAAAGAACTATTAGAGACAAAGGACTTCAAATCTCTTCAAATACAAAAAGATTGGGTAAATAGAATTGTTGGTAGAATGGATATTCAGCAGCACTTTATAAAAAATGCTGAGATTGTTTCAGGAACTTGTACAGGTGTTATATCCAATTATGTAATAAATGATATGGTATTTGACTATGTAATAATCGATGAAGCAGCAAAAGCAACATTTCCAGAATTATTAATATCCATTATTAGAGCAAAAAAAATTATAATGGTTGGCGATCATAAGCAACTTCCACCAGTATTGGACGAAGAACTAATAAAGAATAGTAAGCAAACATTTATTGAGAGCAACTTAGATTTTAATACATTATATAATAGTATATTTATGAAACTATTTGAACATCTTCCTAGTGAAAATAAGCAAGTGTTAAATACACAATATAGAATGCACCCCACTATTGGAACAATGATAAGTCAACTTTTTTATGATAATCAAATTTTAAATGGAGTTTCAATAAAAGATAGAAAGCATAATATCAAGAAGTATATGGACTTAGCCATTGTTTGGCTAGATACCTCAAAGTCACCAGATAGATTTGAGGAGAATATTTCAACTACGTATAGGAATTTGCTAGAGGCAAATATTGTAAAAGAACAATTAAAACTTATAAATAACAGTATAGATAGTTCTGAGTATGATGTAGGGGTTATTACACCATACAGTGGGCAAAAGAATTTAATTCGTAATGAAATACAGCAAAATACCTATGATAACATAAATAGTAATGTAGTAGTGAATTCAGTTGATGCTTTTCAGGGCGGTCAAAAGGATATAATAATTTATTCTACTGTCAGAAGCAGTGATAAACACAAAAATATTGGATTTCTAAAATCCGAAGAAAGATTAAATGTTGCATTTTCAAGAGCGAAAAGACTTTTAATAATAATTGGAGATGCTGAGTTTTTAAGTGATACAAGCATTAATGACAACAAGTTTCCATTAATAATAAAATATATAAAGGAAAATCCGGAACATTGCAGGATCATTGATTATCTTTCTTTAAATGCAGACGGAAAGAGGGAGGTTTAA
- a CDS encoding TrmH family RNA methyltransferase gives MDIQLKPYKKDFEYAYSIGVFPTLELLKYKKEEVLMVLLGSAGKENEGVKKIIDLCNEYNIQIQINDKAINRISKKENSYAVGVFKKYEQRLDEQKNHVVLVNPSDMGNLGTIIRTILGFGIKDLAIIRPGVDIFDSKAIRASMGAMFRLSCQYFEDFDSYNATYNRDIYTFMLNAKKSLHEIQIEANRPFSLVFGNEGSGLGDEFKDIGTSIIIPHSNEIDSLNLSIAVGIAVYEFTKNL, from the coding sequence ATGGACATTCAATTAAAACCATATAAGAAGGATTTCGAATATGCATATTCAATAGGAGTATTTCCAACATTAGAATTACTTAAGTATAAGAAAGAAGAAGTCCTAATGGTTCTACTAGGCTCTGCTGGTAAGGAAAATGAAGGAGTAAAAAAAATAATAGATTTATGTAATGAATATAATATTCAAATTCAAATAAATGATAAGGCTATAAATAGAATATCAAAAAAAGAAAATAGCTATGCTGTAGGAGTGTTTAAAAAATATGAGCAAAGGCTAGATGAGCAAAAGAATCATGTTGTATTAGTGAATCCTAGTGACATGGGAAACTTAGGAACTATTATAAGAACTATTTTAGGCTTTGGAATAAAAGATTTAGCAATAATTAGACCTGGAGTGGATATATTTGATTCTAAAGCTATAAGAGCATCTATGGGAGCCATGTTTAGACTTTCGTGTCAGTACTTTGAAGATTTCGACAGCTATAATGCTACATACAATCGAGATATATATACATTCATGCTCAATGCAAAAAAAAGTCTGCATGAAATCCAAATAGAGGCTAACAGACCATTTTCATTAGTCTTTGGAAATGAGGGAAGTGGTCTAGGGGATGAATTTAAAGACATAGGTACAAGTATAATAATTCCCCATAGCAATGAAATAGACTCATTGAATCTTTCCATTGCAGTGGGGATAGCAGTTTATGAGTTTACGAAAAATTTATAA
- a CDS encoding phosphatase PAP2 family protein, which translates to MIKNKSTIIGAIISLILLTVFVFLAIKVSAIDGGILFDHKIISSVHENINPVVKNFMIAISFMGSAKFYFIIAPFLIWYLLKKKHWIELCALIISILGSVLINHLLKISLERARPYEFFLVEQGGFSFPSGHSMNTLSFYGMAAYLYLRNKKLDLSKVLIWIFTIAFIGLMGFSRVYLGVHWPTDIIAGYSAGFIWIYICILGVEAVHKRLKYKSD; encoded by the coding sequence ATGATAAAAAATAAATCTACTATAATTGGGGCTATAATTTCTCTAATATTATTAACAGTATTCGTTTTTTTAGCTATAAAGGTATCAGCAATAGATGGAGGAATATTATTTGATCATAAGATTATTTCTTCTGTTCATGAAAATATTAATCCAGTTGTAAAGAATTTTATGATTGCAATTAGTTTTATGGGATCAGCCAAATTTTACTTTATTATAGCACCATTTTTAATATGGTATTTACTAAAGAAAAAGCATTGGATAGAGCTTTGTGCCTTAATAATATCTATATTGGGAAGTGTATTAATAAATCATTTATTAAAAATATCCCTTGAAAGAGCTAGACCCTATGAATTCTTTTTAGTTGAGCAAGGTGGCTTTAGCTTTCCCAGCGGGCACTCAATGAATACTCTTAGCTTTTATGGAATGGCTGCATATCTTTACTTAAGGAACAAAAAGTTGGACTTAAGCAAAGTACTTATTTGGATATTTACCATAGCTTTTATAGGTCTTATGGGATTCAGCAGAGTATATCTAGGAGTGCATTGGCCTACAGATATAATCGCAGGCTATAGTGCGGGCTTTATATGGATATATATATGTATATTAGGTGTAGAGGCTGTACATAAAAGATTAAAATATAAAAGCGACTAA
- a CDS encoding DUF1848 domain-containing protein yields MASNKWDTIDIDTSEGRVKGIAPIIISASRSTDIPAFYSEWFINRLKEGYVKWINPFNGKPQYVSFHKTRVIVFWTKDAEPIIPHLKEIDSRRINYYFTFTINDYEKEGFELGVRRLDRRIDTFKRLSEKIGKEKMIWRFDPLIITDKINVEALLDKIAKIGNGLPDYTNKLVISFADISAYRNVQNNLRKNNVNYIEFTPETMEAVAKGLYEINKDWKLEIATCSEGIDLSRYNIKKNKCIDDDLMINVFSDDKELMDFLDYDNIGSTTKANEQIQLNFIENTYEYILGKNADNSFDRWRRLKDKGQRECCGCIISKDIGQYDTCSHHCIYCYANKTPHIAKNNYQRYLKSNKNGESII; encoded by the coding sequence ATGGCTTCAAATAAGTGGGATACTATTGATATAGATACCAGTGAAGGTAGAGTAAAGGGGATTGCACCAATTATTATTTCAGCGAGCCGTTCAACAGATATACCTGCATTTTATTCTGAGTGGTTTATTAATAGATTAAAAGAAGGATATGTTAAATGGATAAATCCCTTCAATGGGAAGCCACAATATGTATCTTTCCACAAGACTCGAGTAATAGTATTTTGGACGAAGGATGCTGAGCCTATTATCCCACATCTGAAAGAGATTGACAGTAGAAGAATCAATTATTATTTCACATTTACAATAAATGATTATGAAAAAGAAGGTTTTGAGCTAGGGGTAAGGAGATTGGACAGAAGAATAGATACCTTTAAGAGGCTTTCAGAAAAGATAGGGAAAGAGAAAATGATTTGGAGATTTGATCCACTAATAATTACGGATAAAATTAACGTGGAAGCCTTATTAGATAAGATTGCTAAGATTGGAAATGGGCTTCCAGATTATACCAATAAACTTGTAATAAGCTTTGCAGATATTTCTGCATATAGAAATGTACAAAATAATTTGAGAAAAAATAATGTTAACTATATTGAGTTTACTCCTGAGACGATGGAAGCTGTAGCTAAAGGATTGTACGAGATTAATAAAGATTGGAAGCTAGAAATAGCAACTTGCTCAGAAGGCATTGATTTAAGCAGATATAATATTAAAAAGAATAAGTGTATTGATGACGATTTAATGATTAATGTGTTTTCAGATGATAAAGAACTAATGGATTTTTTAGATTATGATAATATTGGCAGCACAACGAAAGCTAATGAGCAAATACAATTAAACTTTATTGAAAACACGTACGAGTACATCCTAGGAAAGAATGCTGATAATAGCTTTGATAGATGGAGAAGGCTTAAAGACAAAGGGCAAAGGGAATGCTGTGGATGCATAATAAGTAAGGACATTGGGCAATACGATACTTGTAGCCATCACTGTATATACTGTTATGCCAACAAAACACCACATATTGCAAAGAATAATTATCAAAGATATTTAAAGTCTAATAAAAATGGGGAGTCAATAATTTGA
- the cwlD gene encoding N-acetylmuramoyl-L-alanine amidase CwlD, which yields MRLVMIRKEVLLVLPLLIIGIVFVFMEKNDSVPTMYLPITDKIIAIDAGHGGIDPGAVGKQGVEEDEINLQIALKLRKLIEENGGIAILTRNDGEGLYTGESKTVRDKKNEDLRNRKIEVNNSEPDVLLSIHLNSFPKSQYYGAQTFYKAGCEKSKNLAYLIQEELKNVLDKNNKRIPQSRDNIYLIREAEVPAVLVECGFLSNLQEESKLKDPKYQQKIAWGIYIGVMRYFNEYEK from the coding sequence ATGAGGTTAGTAATGATAAGAAAAGAAGTACTATTAGTTTTACCTTTACTTATAATAGGGATAGTCTTTGTGTTTATGGAAAAAAACGATTCAGTTCCTACAATGTATCTGCCTATTACTGATAAAATAATAGCCATAGATGCAGGGCATGGGGGAATTGATCCAGGGGCAGTAGGGAAGCAAGGAGTTGAAGAAGATGAAATAAACCTTCAAATAGCTTTAAAGCTTAGAAAGTTAATAGAGGAAAATGGTGGGATAGCTATACTCACAAGAAATGATGGAGAAGGTCTATATACTGGAGAATCAAAAACCGTCAGAGATAAAAAGAATGAAGATCTTAGAAATAGAAAAATAGAAGTCAATAATAGTGAACCAGATGTATTATTGTCAATTCACTTAAATAGTTTTCCAAAATCACAATATTATGGAGCACAGACCTTCTATAAAGCTGGATGTGAGAAAAGCAAAAATCTAGCATACTTAATTCAAGAAGAGCTTAAGAATGTATTAGATAAAAATAATAAAAGAATTCCTCAGTCAAGAGACAATATTTATTTAATAAGAGAAGCAGAAGTCCCAGCAGTTTTAGTTGAATGCGGTTTTTTATCAAATCTCCAAGAAGAAAGCAAGCTAAAAGATCCTAAGTATCAACAAAAAATAGCATGGGGAATTTATATAGGAGTTATGAGATACTTTAATGAATATGAAAAATGA
- a CDS encoding AI-2E family transporter, with protein sequence MKKKRGYLHLLPIIIISILLFKFITVPGSFSPFITLLQPLIWAFSIAYILNPLLCQIEKRFKFKRIWNILIVYAILLVCITLIITILTPKIAIGLKNLFNEIPKFVKITEEYFNTHTLNFGILDRFGVTDYLYENLSNIINQITSYLNPVLNRTIAQLISITSALTSILINLALGLIISIYMLKDKELFKKQFKALMYAIFTPEKAEKIIEVGRECNLQFSSFLIGKIIDSTIIGILCFIGLAMLRTPYALILSTIVGVTNMIPYFGPFIGMIPATVITLFYSPIKALWVLIFIFLLQQFDGLYLGPKILGMHVGLSPFWIITAVTIGGGVAGVMGMLLAVPVTAVIKTMIQKYVEAKLSEKNISL encoded by the coding sequence ATGAAGAAAAAAAGAGGTTATTTACACTTATTGCCGATCATAATTATATCAATACTATTATTCAAATTCATCACTGTTCCCGGCTCATTCTCGCCGTTCATTACTCTGTTGCAGCCACTTATATGGGCATTTTCCATTGCCTATATACTAAATCCATTGCTCTGTCAAATTGAAAAAAGGTTTAAATTCAAAAGAATATGGAACATATTGATTGTTTATGCAATACTATTGGTTTGCATAACTTTAATAATAACAATTCTTACTCCTAAAATTGCAATAGGCTTGAAAAATTTATTTAATGAAATTCCAAAGTTCGTTAAAATCACTGAAGAATATTTTAACACCCATACTTTGAATTTTGGTATACTGGATAGATTTGGAGTAACAGATTATCTCTATGAAAATCTTTCTAATATTATTAATCAAATAACTTCTTACTTAAACCCAGTACTAAATAGAACCATAGCTCAGCTTATATCTATTACATCAGCTTTAACATCTATCTTGATAAACCTTGCCTTAGGCTTAATCATATCTATATACATGCTTAAGGATAAGGAATTATTTAAAAAGCAATTTAAGGCTCTTATGTATGCTATTTTTACACCTGAGAAAGCAGAAAAAATAATTGAAGTAGGTAGAGAATGCAATCTGCAGTTTTCCAGCTTTTTAATTGGAAAGATAATTGACTCAACTATAATAGGCATATTGTGTTTTATAGGCTTGGCTATGCTAAGAACACCTTATGCATTGATATTAAGTACTATAGTAGGTGTAACCAATATGATACCTTACTTCGGACCATTTATAGGCATGATACCTGCTACTGTAATCACTTTGTTCTACAGCCCAATTAAAGCATTATGGGTATTAATATTTATATTCCTGCTACAACAGTTTGATGGGTTATATTTAGGTCCAAAGATACTGGGTATGCATGTAGGCCTAAGTCCATTCTGGATAATAACTGCTGTAACCATTGGCGGAGGAGTAGCTGGAGTAATGGGAATGCTTCTAGCAGTACCTGTCACAGCCGTTATTAAGACAATGATTCAGAAATATGTAGAAGCTAAATTATCTGAGAAAAATATAAGTCTATAA
- a CDS encoding NUDIX domain-containing protein, which produces MKYDCGFTKDNGWFRYKAAAIIIENGSVLFAKNDRDDYYYPVGGGVHIGEMAEEAVVREVYEETGIHYEIDRLAFIHEKFFTGSGSLEGYNCHEIAFYFLMKPRGTQKLNCNSYSGGFKEYMHWLPINNLSNYKAFPTFFIDKLSNIQRYVEHIVTDER; this is translated from the coding sequence ATGAAGTATGATTGTGGATTTACCAAAGACAATGGATGGTTCAGATATAAAGCAGCAGCAATAATTATTGAAAATGGGAGTGTACTTTTTGCTAAAAACGATAGGGATGATTATTACTATCCAGTTGGAGGAGGTGTTCATATAGGTGAAATGGCTGAAGAGGCTGTTGTGAGAGAGGTATATGAAGAAACAGGTATACACTATGAAATTGATAGGTTAGCATTTATTCACGAGAAATTCTTTACTGGTAGTGGTAGTCTTGAAGGTTATAATTGCCACGAAATTGCATTTTACTTTTTAATGAAGCCAAGGGGAACACAAAAACTTAATTGTAATAGTTATTCAGGTGGGTTTAAAGAGTATATGCATTGGCTACCAATAAATAACCTATCAAATTACAAGGCATTTCCTACTTTTTTTATTGATAAATTATCAAATATACAAAGATACGTAGAACATATTGTTACGGATGAAAGATAG